From Cryptococcus neoformans var. grubii H99 chromosome 6, complete sequence:
ATCATCAGCGGTGCAAGTGAACGTCATTTGCCTGATACTTTCAATTAGCATGCATCCTAATATGCCAGCATGAGAAGCTTACAGCCGCGGCTCAATCTGACCCAATTGTCTGTGACTACTTCCACTCTCGGGTGCTTCTAACTGAGGATTCTCGGCCGCGCTGGAGTTCCATCGCCTAACAGTCTGGTATGCGGAATGAAGGTGGGGTGATTGCCGGAAAGCCGCAAATTTTTGGGAAACAATGACGGCTCTGGAAGTCGTAGGAGTAGCTCGAAAAGAGCGAATAATGGATGTCCTGATGGCGGACATTGGGGATACGCTAGCTATGAATGTAGGTAAGTCTGAATGTTTATTTATATATCGTTTTCACCGTCCGAGTTGTCGATCCTTGGAGAACATTTCTCGCCACCTCAATCTCAAAGGCCGTAGGCAAGGTGGAGGCTTACGTAATTGAATAAATCCCTTGAGTTTAGCTTTGAGGTGGAATTAAACAGGAGGCTGGAGGAAATACGCGGAAGAATGCATAAGATGGCAAGGGCAGAAAATGGACTATAACTTGAAAGAGCGCAAAAAAGTCATGCATGTCCGAGAATGGGACGACGTGAACATTCGGAAAAGTCTTCGGAAAAgtcatccttcttgcgccatcttctttcacgCTCGCCGCCGAATGAATTTCACCGTTTTTCATTTATTCATCTACTCTCGCAATCCAGTCTTCATTCACCTGTTCTCATTCACACTCGCCGGCACGTACGCAATGCACGCCTTCCTTGGTAACCCTGATAGACAACTAGGTAGGTCCCAACCCTCATGTACGACGGTCAAGTCACTGATTTTTTGCACAAACAACAGTCTGCGCCGAATTTATCCAGGCTTTGGAGGAATGTCACTCCAGAGGCTACCTTGCCAGGCTCGTCGGGGTCTGTAATGATCAAAAGGCTGCTTTGGGAGCTTGTctgaggaaagaggtgagTTCATTGCATTGTATCCTTATCTGCATGAGACGTTTCGGTTGCATGGTTTCGGCGACTGTATTTACATGCACTTGTGAGCAATTCTGACGAGACTTATAGCGATTGGAGCGAACGGAGAGGAATCGTGATGCCGCCAAGGAGAGAAcagcaaagaaaaaagcCGTTTGGGAGGCATTGGAGCGGGAGAAAGCCGAGGAAGCCGGTAAAGTTTAAGAGTGTACGATAAAAGCAGATGAAAGGTTGCTTGCGATGTCAGGCATGTCGTCTCGGCTGTATGTGTAGTTCAATACCTTGTCTTTTCTTTAAACTAACCTGTACCATTTTGCAGATATATTGTACTTATAGATATCGTCAATCATTGTCACCTCTCCTATCATTACTACTATTGTCCATCGAAATGCATATTGGTTTCAGGTAATATAAAACCCCAAACCCGATATGATGATTCTCGTATACGCTACACTGATTTTCCGTAAAAATGCTCCGATTAACTCTTCTAACAACTTCCCACCTGTTTTCCCTAACAGGCTCTTACAGAAGGATCTGCAATCCGGCAACGAAAACACCTGCAAGTGCGACCCACCCGCCGACCTTTGTGGTCATTCCCGCGCCGCTTTCGTTAGAGCTTGTAGAAGGGCTAGAGCTAGAGCCACCGCACAAGGATCCTTTTTGGCTGTCCTCGATGAGAACCCGGGGTTCACCCTTGTAGATGGTCACTGCGAGGTTTCCGGAACCGTCGGTGGTGAAAGACTCGCAAGTGAGAGCGTCAATGACATTGGTGGAAGCGGCCCAtccggaagaagaagagtcgaCAGAAACAGAGGTGTTGGAAGCGGAAGAACCGCTGTTAGAGAAAACAGACATAAGGGGCTTCTTGGCAACGAGAAGAGTACTCTCAGAGGGGGTCGAGACAGTCATCTAACTCAAAAAGTCAGCCAAACTCCAGAGTAATCGGCAACCGATACTGACCTTGTCAGTATAGAAAGTGCTTGAAGCGTtgccagcagcagaacgGACAGCGTTTAAAGCAGTGAAGAACTTGTACATGTCCGAATTGGTGTCGTAGTTGCTGGTCCACATGGGCTCTCGGTTCTCAGGGTCGTTACCGCCGTTGAAGCCGGCTTCACTCCCGTctttggaagaaaaaaaaattaatCAAGGCTGCGTCTTATGCATGGAGAAACTTACAATAAACGTAAGGAATACCATCGATGGCGAAAATGACAGCATGAGCATTTTTGATCAACTGTTCCGGGATATTAGTAACTAATGCATACGAGAACACCGAAAAGGGGTGACTCACTGACGCGTCTGTGACAAAGCTCTCAAACCTCGCGTTATCGTGGTTGTCCAAGAAATTACCGAGAAGGGTAGGGTCGGTGAAGTTGCCATTTATATCAGAAACCATGCTGATGAACTCGCTGAAGCTCTGTCCAGTGCCATTGAAAGCGCGAACAAGAGGGTAATACATGGGGTAGTTGAAAGGGTTGATAGAGGCATTTTTCTGGTAACTAGCGACATAAGGTGCGTCCCCTAAGAGAACCTCACCCTGGTTGAAGACGCCGGCAGCGTTGACGAAATCCGGCCAGAAACTGTGACGAACATGCTTGACGGTATCAATTCGAATGGCATCGATAGTGTAGTTGGAAACAAGGTCTTTGATCCATTTGTTCCAGTAAGAAACAACACTGTCATTCTCAGTGTTCAAATCGGCCAAAGCGACAGTGTCGTCACCAAGCCAACATTGCTCAACCATGGTCTGATTGTTGTAGTCAGTGATGAAGCAGAAGGGATGGTAGTCTTCAGAAGCACTGAAAGGACCGTATGCTGCGGAGGGTTGGAAGTTAGAGGTAGCAGTGGCAGCGACGTGGTTAACGACGACGTCGACCTGAAGGTACATTCCCCTGGCGTGCAATGAAGAACTCAAAGTCTTGAGGTCTTCGGCGGACCCAAAGTTGGAGTTGAGGGAGTCGGGATCAAGAGTCCAGTAACCGTGATACGCCTCGCCTTCGCTGGTAGTACCGCCAATGTTCTCGACGACCGGAGATATCCAGACAGTGTCAAAGCCCATTCCCTGAATATAGTCGAGTTTATCGACCAGAGCGGACCAGGTACCACCGCAATATTTGCGGTCAGCTGCATTACAATCGccggttgaagaagaattgcGCGCAAATCGATCTACGATGACTTGGTACACGCTGCGCGAGCGCATCGCATCAGCATCAAGGGCATATACTGGAAGGAGTGCGAAGAGGGGGATGAGCGCGAGGGCTGCTTGATGGACAAGCATAATGATGTTTATGCTATGTGGGTTGATGTGGTACTGTAGAAGCGGCGAAAGAAATGgaggataaaaaaaagagcGAAAGTTTGAGGGAGAAACCCGAAGGAGTGCGAAGCGAGTCGAGAAATGTCGTGAATGGATGGAGGAGACTATAAAGGATTTGATGCGCGAGATCTATGCGCTatgagatgatggaaagagCGGAGAACACCCGATGGAGATGCGTGCCGTGGCGGAGTGATGGGGTGAGCgcaaaagaggaaggaagagtaaTCGGAAACCAAATGAGATGAAAATAAAACGGGTAAACAAGCCTCCTGCCCATCTTCGCGTGTTGCTTGTTCGTGTCATTTAGCGCCATTCTCCTGCACAGCTAACAGACTTTTCATGCTTGCCTGCGTATGTTTCGCTCAGGCTATGCGCATTTTTGCGTTTCACGCTTTTTACGACAGCCGCTATCCGTAATCTGACCTCGTCTCCTCTCCAGCCCCCTTCTTATTACTCACTCCCCTGCTTATTATAGTATTACTTCCTCgtccccttttttttctccgAGATCCCGATAAAGGAGGAACAAAAAGCCAGGAAGCAAAGAGGCTCGCGCCACGAAGAAGAACGTCTGTGCAACTGCGCAGGGTTTATACCAGTATAAGGGCAATCAAATCTCCGTCCCTGCTAGATCCTGTGCTAGCATAAATTGCTGCAGATTTTGCGCGCGCTTACGTATGCTGCATAATAAATGTCACGGCTGCCGGGCACGCTGCGCTTTGAGACGCTTTGAGATGGCCG
This genomic window contains:
- a CDS encoding alpha-amylase, yielding MLVHQAALALIPLFALLPVYALDADAMRSRSVYQVIVDRFARNSSSTGDCNAADRKYCGGTWSALVDKLDYIQGMGFDTVWISPVVENIGGTTSEGEAYHGYWTLDPDSLNSNFGSAEDLKTLSSSLHARGMYLQVDVVVNHVAATATSNFQPSAAYGPFSASEDYHPFCFITDYNNQTMVEQCWLGDDTVALADLNTENDSVVSYWNKWIKDLVSNYTIDAIRIDTVKHVRHSFWPDFVNAAGVFNQGEVLLGDAPYVASYQKNASINPFNYPMYYPLVRAFNGTGQSFSEFISMVSDINGNFTDPTLLGNFLDNHDNARFESFVTDASLIKNAHAVIFAIDGIPYVYYGSEAGFNGGNDPENREPMWTSNYDTNSDMYKFFTALNAVRSAAGNASSTFYTDKMTVSTPSESTLLVAKKPLMSVFSNSGSSASNTSVSVDSSSSGWAASTNVIDALTCESFTTDGSGNLAVTIYKGEPRVLIEDSQKGSLCGGSSSSPSTSSNESGAGMTTKVGGWVALAGVFVAGLQILL